One stretch of Corallococcus exiguus DNA includes these proteins:
- a CDS encoding RluA family pseudouridine synthase, translated as MAAPDTREHRALPEARGERLDAYLARAFPGLTRSRLQGLIADGHVLSDGKPAKAAQRLRGGELLSLHIPAPVAAIPQAEALPVSVLHEDRDLVVVDKAAGMVVHPGAGHASGTLVNALLHRVKDLAGVGGELRPGIVHRLDKDTTGCLVVAKHEQALVALQKAFKTREVQKTYLALVHGVPPAEGRIETLYGRHPIHRQKFTGKVKEGKTAITLFRVREAFDGAALVEVDLLTGRTHQIRVHLAEAGHPLLCDALYGAGRKAKGAVADAQEAVGRQALHAWRLAFEHPRTHKALDLEAPLPEDFQKALTRLREASVPAGPPTKAKPAAKKPAAKKATGRKR; from the coding sequence GTGGCCGCACCCGACACGCGCGAGCACCGTGCCCTCCCCGAAGCCCGGGGTGAGCGGCTGGATGCGTACCTGGCCCGCGCGTTCCCGGGCCTCACGCGCTCCCGCCTCCAGGGCCTCATCGCCGACGGCCACGTGCTGTCGGACGGCAAGCCCGCCAAGGCCGCGCAGCGTCTGCGCGGAGGGGAGCTGCTGTCCCTCCACATCCCCGCGCCCGTCGCGGCCATCCCGCAGGCGGAAGCCCTGCCCGTGTCCGTGCTGCACGAGGACCGCGACCTCGTCGTCGTGGACAAGGCCGCCGGCATGGTGGTGCACCCGGGCGCGGGCCACGCGTCCGGCACGCTGGTCAACGCGCTGCTGCACCGCGTGAAGGACCTGGCCGGCGTGGGCGGCGAGCTGCGCCCCGGCATCGTCCACCGCCTGGACAAGGACACCACCGGCTGCCTCGTCGTCGCCAAGCACGAGCAGGCGCTGGTGGCGCTCCAGAAGGCCTTCAAGACGCGCGAGGTCCAGAAGACGTACCTGGCCCTGGTGCACGGCGTGCCGCCCGCGGAAGGGCGCATCGAGACGCTCTACGGCCGCCACCCCATCCACCGGCAGAAGTTCACCGGCAAGGTGAAGGAGGGCAAGACCGCCATCACCCTGTTCCGCGTGCGCGAGGCCTTCGACGGCGCCGCGCTGGTGGAGGTGGACCTGCTCACCGGCCGCACGCACCAGATCCGCGTCCACCTGGCGGAAGCCGGACACCCGCTCTTGTGCGACGCGCTCTACGGCGCCGGCCGCAAGGCGAAGGGCGCGGTAGCGGACGCGCAGGAGGCGGTGGGCCGCCAGGCGCTGCACGCGTGGCGCCTGGCCTTCGAACACCCGCGCACCCACAAGGCGCTGGACCTGGAAGCCCCCCTCCCGGAGGACTTCCAGAAGGCGCTCACGCGCTTGCGCGAGGCGAGCGTCCCCGCGGGCCCGCCCACGAAGGCGAAG